Part of the Vigna unguiculata cultivar IT97K-499-35 chromosome 3, ASM411807v1, whole genome shotgun sequence genome, aatttgaaaaattaaaaattaaaaaatttgaaaacaaattaaaaaaataaaaaaatgatgggTCATCCAACCTGATCTTTTAACTCGTCTTGTAAAGAATGGATTATCATTATTAGTCGATTTCTATTTAACGGGTCAACTCGACCCAACTTGTTAGCTCGTCTTGTATAGGAcatattatcattatttgtCTGTTTATGTTTAACGAATCAATCCCATCCATTTTTATAGGTCACTCATGAGTCGGATAAGACCGACCTATTTTGCTACCCTTAATCCACATCGAAGAGataaaatcaacataaaaaacagataaaaacttcgtatgattaaattaatttcatttcttaaCCTGTTATATATTTTACGATTACATATCACTCTCCTCTCTATATATTTATCCTTTTCCCTTCATCTTACAATGCTAACGTATCCAACGCCTTGTCTTTTAGGAGGGTTCTAATGGAGAGATTGACATTATAGAAATAACTCATGCTCATGTTGCaggtgttttttaattttaatttctatgaactgttaatataaaaaattgagtaAGTTATATCGAgccaatatttttcttaaacaattataaaaattgtattttgattttaaattaaattataaattattttgtttttcaactttataaaaattcatataaaacatCCTACTGTCAAACAATAAGTGGATAATATAAGCATTAAACAGTAAGTGAACcattattactatatatttataactatatacctataagtaatttttttttaaattttatctttctaattactacttttaaaatttaaattatatatatatatatatatatatatatatatatatatatatatatatatatatatatatatatatatatttaaataataatgacCCAACCAAATAAAACCACTCAAGCAAATACCAACCCATCATAACAAGTAGATTAACCTTGTAATGCAactacaaaaatttcaaaaggaTGACACTTGACTTCAACAAGAACCGACAACAATTGACACTCACTTCACTACAAAACCACACCAAATCCCTCATTCCAATGCTCCAGCAATTCCCAAGGCAAAAAATTGTCGTTTTCAGCCAAAAATactttttagaaattaaaataatgaaattttttacattttaaaaattagtcattaatatatattttggtaaAAAATGTTACCTTATTTCTCATTTTGGAACTGACGATGTTATggttaatttaaccaaaaaggTAGTCACCTTGATACGATAtggtaaaaaatttaattaaaaaattaaaaaaatgaaatgaaactaATAACCATCCAAcaaaagttaatatattaaaccttgttttgtattctttttaCTTGTATCATGGAAAGTTGAAAATAAGTCTGATGATTTGCTATATGAATAACATAACAATTAGTTTCGAATTTTGTATCATTAAGTAATTTGTTATCTTTAAATAGTTCATGTGTCGAAAAGAATTCACAAGGAACCATACTCAAATTTGGATTACAGTACCATTACGAATATACAGTGGTATCtaaaaacatatattgaagGCGTCCAAAGCGTTCATGgtatcaaaactaaaaataccTTGTCAAGATATGATATTTATATTCTCAAAACACTCTCTTTGCTCATGTAACTTtagcttttattattttttgtcattaaaattcaGAAACACCCCGTTTGTGTGTGTACGTGTTTGTAAGTATATATATGCAAAcattcatatataataaatttattagtcttttaataattagtatAATTCACAGTACCTAAGGTACATTAGTATAAAACTGAAAAGTAGACCATCTCTACAGGAGATGATGTTGGATAACTGCATCTTAACAATGAACTGGTTTTCAATGATAATCAAAATAACGGAGCCTCTTGAACCAATAAAAATACGGACTTGGTGATTCTCTCATCAACTAATCAACCACTCACTACTCCAATTTAGTTACAGCACCTTGCAATTTGTCCAATAAAGCTTTGATGATCATGAACGATTCATTGGCCCTAACCGGAAGAGAATCTATTCCTGGCATCATCAAAGAATCGCCAATTGGGAACTTCGTAGCTCTGATATCAGATGCATTGATGACACGGAACATTTGAGTCGGACCAAAGTTACTGTTAACCATTTCTCTCACCAAACTGGAATAGCAACAATTTAATCCGTGTCCACAAAAATCTGCATTAACTAAACAAGTCAGAATGTTGCACTAACTTTTGGGGTTTGAAGGGCAAAGAACACGTCAAGTGTGATAGAAATTTGATATAAGGAACTTGTAGCTTCCCATGAAACAGCTTGAACTAACCTCTAAATCAGGAAGTGGTTCATAAGATTTCATCTCCCTAGTATCAAAAACTGTAACTCCCGAAATTCTCTGAATGCCAGGTTTAGTAGCTATGAGGTTCTGCATATTTGTAAAAAGTAGTGAGATTAATCCATGCCATGCACTGAATtgtaatttaaaactttacttATCGTCTTCTTAATAGTATCGATCACCACTACTTTTTTATTACTACTCTTTATTTGAAGATAGTAAGAAGTAACCCATGCAATGCAGTAAATTGTAACTAAAACGTTTGTTTTTCTTCATAGTATTTTTAACTTCTCTACGCGTCTTGTCACATCCTGGGAAATGAGGCCTAAATAGATAAATCAATTATTAAGCAATAGCTAAAGTTGATTATGTACAAACAAATATTGAATATCGACTGTTTTATCAACTTACCTACCTACTAATCTCGGAGAGAAATCAGTATCAAAGAACTATCAAACTTAACATAGATAAATAAAACACTCGAAACCGGCCTGGTCCCAGCATTTTATAgacacaaaacaaaataataaacagaGGCccctaataataaatataagacaTTATTTTATCACATGTGAAGAAAACTGATGATTATAAATGAATGACTGACTTTATTAAGTAGGATAGGAGCTGACTAAATTTCGTCAAGTAAATGATTCCAAAATTTCGACTCCACTACCAAAAATACTACACAAGATTTCTTAAAGTCATACCAGGTGGAAATCTGTTGATCCTAGAGCCTGAATCTGAGATAAAACCTGTACATGGTGGTTTCCAACATCTTACGTCAGTTAACAGCAAGAAAAGTTCAAGCATAAGAATTGTGCACAATGGCAATATCATACTCCAAATCAGAAATTTTGATGTACCAGGGAAAAATAAAGGTATAATACTGACAATCTAAGACAGAGAACATCCAGATAAAGGTATTACCATTGATTGAAGGCCATTAATCGTAACTACTCTCTCCCCATATGAACCATTTTGAGATAAGCTTATTTCAAATGGACCCAGCTCTTTATCAGTATGATTTGTAAGATTCAGCTTTATCTgcaaacaacacacaaaactTTAGCTTCCACATTTTTGTTTGTTCTTGCTAGAACAATAAACTCAACGATTAAAAGTAGACCGAAATTAGAAATAGCTATCCTACTCCCTTTAGTATATAGACTACCAACAACTGCTAGCCTGCTACATAGGGTTTAAAATGACCCATAGCCCAGAAGAAACCTAGGCTATTAAAAATGCAGCTTCTAGTTTATAATGAGCATGAGACCtgtataagataaaaaaaattaccccAAACGGTTTTTGAAGATTAATTATGGATGGAACCTCTACAACTTGCAACTCAATCTCCTTCTTTGTTGCTGGCTGCAAAGAAAAATTTCCAGACAAAAATATTGGTGtatgagaaaattaaattaccataattaagaaaactgaaggaaaaacattaaacatgaatattaaatttaaaagcatAATTCAGAAAAATGAAGCAGAAGCATAATTTATTCAGGGAAACTAAATGACCATAATTTTAAAGCATTAAATTTAGTAAGTCAACAATTTACCATGCATTTATTAAGTTAACAATTTACCAGAAACAAAGAGGTTCGGCCATCAACTTTGTATAGTTTAGTGAAATTTAGCATAAAACAAACCAGATAGCTACTTCATTTATTAACTAATcaatattgaagaaacaacacTTACAGTCCCCAATATTTGCTGGGTTTGCAGGCGACCGGGTTCACCCAAATTTGTTCGCCATGTTATCTGAAGTTTACCAAGAACATTACTTCCTTCAGCTTTTGTTTGAGCCAAACCATCTGATGGCGTTGTCAATTGATAGAGATAGTTGTAAATTCCTCCACCAGATCTAATTAGTATTGGTGGCTTAAATGTCTCCctgaaaatttaatttggtttataATCAATAgcaataataaaatgtaatagtttGGCATTTGTTGATTCTAGTTTGGTTCACACCTAAAGAAATGCTATGGCGCTAACCTTGTAGGACTATCTTTCTCAGAATGGTGTCCATCACCTTTAAGAATTGTTGCGCTATAATGCTGAGCAGGTTCAAAATCAACTTGGTCCATGAAAAGGTTCGATTTTGTATGGTTTTCAATACAAGCTTCCAGAAAGGTAGTTTCCTGAAACAGATTAAGTAGATAACTTGACGCACAACATTAGGTACAGGTACGTGGGTACTTTAGTTTATTAAGCTGATATTGTTTCCATAAAGCCTAAAAAACTGAATTAGAGCATTAGACAATTTCTTCAAGCATAAAGGTTGAAGAACTTAGAAGGTGTTTGGTTAGTTTCCATTCTCATCTTTTATTACTTTGTGTTCATTGATAACTTTAAAaatgtcactttttttttcattttattttactattttttcagCAATCTGTgaaggaaataaaatgaaacaacagAATGTAGATTCTACCATCTCCTTCACAAATTTTTACACTGTAAAACAAAACGAAggtggcatttttttttttgtaattgttaGTAAAATTGCatcaataatgaaaataaaaacaaaatcaatcacCCTGATGGATggtatttttattgattatgaGAGATTTGTTTAAAAGACTAGTGATGATTAGACATCAATCCAATATTGAGAACTAGAACCTTGACAGCCTGAAGGCTTTCAACAAATGAACGCATAAATTATGTTCAAGAAATTTCAGAAGTTAAAAGTACTTCAGATACTTCACTTGAGCGATCTAATGATCAATATGTGtggattttttaatataaaataataaaagaattcgTAACACCAATCCATCAtgtatcaataaataataaatcacaaaaagcaaaaataatcaGATTTTAAGGTTTGTAGGCTTTTCTGCATCATTGCTCTTATTGAAAGAGTGCAATAGGATTACTAGATTCCTTCCCTACCTTACAAAGAGAGACAATAACTATTTGCAATAACCGAGAGTATcgttataattatagaaataaggaATAGATcctatataattaagaatatctagaatatatatgtattattaggaATGTTTTCATTTATTCTCGTATCATATCTTTATTAGTAGAGGATATCAAATCTCTACTTATTgtattgattcttttttctcaaCATAAATACAGTACATGTTGTTTCAAACACACGGTTTCTTCTTTTCCTATAACAAGTATGTAGTAATGATTTAGCAATggtttttctaaaatataaaggATACACATTATAAATGGATATGAAACTGTAGATAGTAAGTTCAAGTTGTTTTATGAATGGCTATGCTAGATTCATTGCTGATAGcatctaataaaaaatgtaaataggACAAGCAATAAACTTCAAAAATTGATTGTTAAAAGAGTATAAAAATGAAACGAAAAGAACATACAGATTTATAAACATTCCTTATTGCCTATTTTCTTTTGATTGATTCTTAATTTCTAACTGATATTAAGTATATTGGATGACAATGTGCTTGAAACACACccaaaattaaaaaggaaactGCATTTATAATGCTATTAAGgattttattgtttgttttaataCTAACGAGTTTTAGAAAGAGAAGTTTCATTATGCTTTCCTTAGATAGACAAGCAAATAATCCCAATATTTTGAATGGTGTAATCCGAAAATTTTGaacattaacaaaaatatactaCACATTAAACATGATTAGACCATTTTACACCATTAACAGCATGTTTATCCAGGAAAACAGTATCCACTTACACTTGAATAGTATATTCAAATCATTGACATACCTTGATAACACGGACCTGCAAAAAAGTTTTCAACACACATGTAAGTCATACGAATTTTGAAAGATCATATAGTGATCATTAGTAACTCAGGTACTCGATAATTGGATAATTGTTTTATTGGAGAACATAATTTCCTTCAAATTCAACAAATATCATTAACAAAGAGAATAATACCTTTGTTCTAACGGAAAGCGGATTAGCAACAATGAACTTGAAAAATTGGGGAAGATATTTACGCTCACCATCACCATCATTATACAATGCAGTGCAGACAAGCCTAAGGGCATTTGCACAAACACAAttgtaagaaattaaaaatgagagaaagaagaaacttAGTAAATCCAAATAAAACTGCATGCAAGCATGAACATACTGAGACAAGGACAGAGGGTCACAACTTACGTGTGAGGCCCAAGCTCTTTCACATCATGTTCTACAATAAAATCATAACGCCCACCAGCACGGATAGATTCAACTGGTGATTTTGATGTGTCTAGAAGAAGTATTCTCTGTCTTTCTGTTTGAATTTCAGCCTGTCAGTTACAAAGTTTTgaataactaattaaattaatttctcaaaggattaaaaaacaaattcagCACTATAGCTATTATGAATACATTTACATTTTTGTGGTCAAATTCAATCTCATGCATATAAAGATGGAAAATAGTGACGAAGCAGAGAAAAAATTTCTGGTTAGGAATGGAAATTATTGGAGCtaaggaattttattttatttatatcttgtGCTGTCTACAAGTGTAGGAAGGATACCCAACAAAAGAGcagagaaaacaaaatcagataAAGAATTTTAATACATCATCTCCCCTCTGTCTAGACAGTTACTACATTTTAAACTAACGAATACCCCAATCAAAATCCTTCAGCCTTGTGCTGACGCTCTTGGGTCATGCTCCTTTGCCTCCCATCATGCTTTTTGTGACTCCCGCCACATGTCCCTCCTTGATTATTCCTTCAAGTCCCACACGCTCATCTCTCATGGTCCTCTGCATCCCTTTTCCATACAATTCACCCACCATCGAAAtcaaccttgtcctcaaggtggAAGTGAAGATAAGCTTGAGCCAACATTGAGTTATCTTCTCTGTAGCATCCTCGACTGAACCATTTTCCCACTGAATCAAAGATTGAGAAACTGGTTGATTCCCTTTGAGTATTACCCGAGACTTCATGATAGCAAGTGATTGAATGAGTGGAGATACATCGAAGTCAAAAATTGGCAACGATACATAAGGTTGATCATGATTTCCCTGACACATTTTCAGCCATGGAATATTGGATGGATTATGGCTGAATCCGGAAGCTTTAAGTTGTAAGCAACCGTTCCTATTCACTGCAAGACTTCAAGGGGACTCAAATATCTCACGCCGAGTTTCAGATTTTTCCTCAGGGCCAATGAATGTTGTCTATACAGTTGAAGTTTGACCAACACCAAGTCACCCACCTCAAAGTGCACATCTTGTC contains:
- the LOC114177614 gene encoding trafficking protein particle complex subunit 13, with amino-acid sequence MSQGQGQGQGGGSHSLAFRVMRLCRPSFNVDPPLRLDLTDIFVGEDLFDDPSAAPAPSLYANDNSDPNYRDRFLLHHFSDAMGLSGLLVLPQSFGAIYLGETFCSYISINNSSNFEVREVIIKAEIQTERQRILLLDTSKSPVESIRAGGRYDFIVEHDVKELGPHTLVCTALYNDGDGERKYLPQFFKFIVANPLSVRTKVRVIKETTFLEACIENHTKSNLFMDQVDFEPAQHYSATILKGDGHHSEKDSPTRETFKPPILIRSGGGIYNYLYQLTTPSDGLAQTKAEGSNVLGKLQITWRTNLGEPGRLQTQQILGTPATKKEIELQVVEVPSIINLQKPFGIKLNLTNHTDKELGPFEISLSQNGSYGERVVTINGLQSMVLSQIQALGSTDFHLNLIATKPGIQRISGVTVFDTREMKSYEPLPDLEIFVDTD